In the genome of Candidatus Deferrimicrobium sp., the window GGCGGAAGAGGCGAGGGAGCGGATCCTGTCGGGCACCTTTCCGGGTTTCCTCCAGGAGCAGTTCGTGGCGATGCTCGAGTATTTCGGACAGTCGCCGATCATCGTTCGATCGAGCAGTCTCCTCGAGGACAGTTTCGGCAATGCCTTCACTGGGAAGTACGAAAGCGTCTTCTGCCCGAGCCAGGGATCGCCGCAGGAGCGCCTCTCCGCGTTTCTCGAGGCGATCCGGGCCGTGTACGCGAGCACGATGAGCCCCGAAGCGCTGCTGTACCGCGCGCACCGGGGACTGATCGATCGGGACGAGCAGATGGCGATCCTGGTGCAGCGCGTGTCGGGCGCCGTCCACGGGCACCTGTTCTATCCGCAGGTGGCGGGGGTGGGGCTGTCGTACAACCCCTACGCCTGGAGCGAGCAGATCGACCCCGAAGCAGGGGTGTTGCGTCTGGTCTTCGGGCTTGGGACCCGGGCGGTCGACCGGTCCGACGACGACTACACACGCCTGGTGGCGCTGAACGCGCCGCAGCGCCGACCCGACGCGGGACGATCCGGCGACGCGGGATTCTCACAGCGCCGGGTGGATCTCCTCGACCTGCGGACGAACCGGTTCACGTCGGAGAGGATCGACGACGTTGCGCGCGTCTCCCCCGACCTGCCGATCGACCTCTACGCTACGCGCCGGAGCGCGCTGTTGCGCGGGGCGGGAGATTCTCCCCGGCCGTCCGACGATGGGTGGGTCCTCACGTTCGGGAAACTCCTGGCGGATACGCCGTTCGTGCAGTACATGCGAGAGATGCACGGGATCCTCCGTGACGCCTACGACTACCCGGTGGATACCGAGTTCACTGCGAACTTCCTTCCGGACGGACGGTGTCTCATCAACCTCGTGCAATGCCGCCCGCTGCAGGTGAAGGAGGGGGGGAACATCGTAGAGCCGCCGAAGGGTATCCCCCGGAACGCCCTCCTGCTTGAATCGCGCGGACCGGTCATCGGGCAAAGCTCCCTGTCGCGGCTCGACCGCGTGATCTTTGTCGACCCCGCCGCCTATTCGGCGCTTCCGCAAAGGGACCGCCCCTCGGTCGGACATCTCATCGGCCGGGTCGCCCATCTCCCCGTGGAAGAAAGGCCCCGGAACACCCTGCTGCTGGGCCCGGGGCGCTGGGGGACGAGCACCCCCTCCCTCGGCGTGCCGGTCTCGTTCGCCGAGATCGACACGGTGTCGGCGATCTGCGAGATCATCGGGGTGGGGATGCCCGTAGTTCCCGACGTGTCGCTCGGGACCCACTTTTTCAACGACCTGGTCGAGGCGAACATGCTGTACCTGGCGGTCCACCCGACGCGGCGCGGGGATTCCCTGAACCTGAAGTTCCTCGCGGGAGCGAAGAACCGCCTGGCCGAACTGCTCCCGGAGGATGCGGAATGGGCGGAGGTCGTCCGGGTCATCGATTTCCCCGAAGCAGGTGACAAGCGGCTCCCATACCTGAACGCCGATTCCTTCCGCCAACGGGTTGTCTGCTATCTTGCCTCCGCGGGAAAGAATCGCCGAAAGCCCTAAGGCTCTCCCGCCCTCGACCGGTACCGGGTCGCTCGCCCGGATCCCAACCGCCGCAGCGCTCCGAGGAAAACCAGGCGGTTGAGCGTCTGCTTCGCCGTTTCGCGGGGGAGATCGAGCTTCGCGGCCACCCGGCGGTTCGTCACTTCCCCCTCCTTCGCTGCGAGATCCATCACGGCGGCCTGGTTCGCCGACAGGGTTGTCTCGCCGGGGAGCCGCGCGATGACCTCGTTCGCCTCCAGCCGCTGCATCTCTTCCAGCGCGTCGAGAAAGGCGAACAGCCACGGCGAAATGTCGGGACGAGGGAGGTTCCTG includes:
- a CDS encoding PEP/pyruvate-binding domain-containing protein, whose amino-acid sequence is MVTYLRNGSIRTGGDVLAAHPKSESLSTGLPGLDRVFTGLLPGDNIVWQVDVAEDYRPFVDPFVRDAIARGKRLVYFRFARHPELVPRGIGAEIHTLHPEVGFETFTARIHKVIEEAGRGTFYVFDCLSDLAADWYSDLMLGNFFMVTCPYLYDLDTVTYFALLRDGHSFDAVSSIRGTTQLLIDVFRHKERLYVHPLKVDRRSSPTMYLPHVRDGKAFRPLTESAVLSEVLEDLSRRRVDAVSRTLDIWDRKILQAREVLDEVRLGVRPGGEASEIFGRLLRMMVTRDERLVALASRWFDLDDLLALRKRMIGTGLIGGKSVGMLLARAILCKADPRWRDRLETHDSFYIGSDVFYTFLVRNGCWRARRGQRNADTFMEGAEEARERILSGTFPGFLQEQFVAMLEYFGQSPIIVRSSSLLEDSFGNAFTGKYESVFCPSQGSPQERLSAFLEAIRAVYASTMSPEALLYRAHRGLIDRDEQMAILVQRVSGAVHGHLFYPQVAGVGLSYNPYAWSEQIDPEAGVLRLVFGLGTRAVDRSDDDYTRLVALNAPQRRPDAGRSGDAGFSQRRVDLLDLRTNRFTSERIDDVARVSPDLPIDLYATRRSALLRGAGDSPRPSDDGWVLTFGKLLADTPFVQYMREMHGILRDAYDYPVDTEFTANFLPDGRCLINLVQCRPLQVKEGGNIVEPPKGIPRNALLLESRGPVIGQSSLSRLDRVIFVDPAAYSALPQRDRPSVGHLIGRVAHLPVEERPRNTLLLGPGRWGTSTPSLGVPVSFAEIDTVSAICEIIGVGMPVVPDVSLGTHFFNDLVEANMLYLAVHPTRRGDSLNLKFLAGAKNRLAELLPEDAEWAEVVRVIDFPEAGDKRLPYLNADSFRQRVVCYLASAGKNRRKP